In the Acidobacteriota bacterium genome, one interval contains:
- the mnmE gene encoding tRNA uridine-5-carboxymethylaminomethyl(34) synthesis GTPase MnmE, with protein sequence SIAKRVFVPRRGRVEPFRAELGEVVDPESGEVIDIALLTYFKAPRSYTKEDVVEISAHGSPVVLREILSLLIREGARLAQPGEFTYRAFINGRLDLLQAEAVADLISATTKKQAKSALAKLSGELSSRIREVDELMLDLIARAEASLDFSEEEDEFITQKELLEGLRLLARRVRELKEAMSRGRLLKEGIALAIIGRPNVGKSSIFNRLVEKERAIVTEIPGTTRDALAEEAEIEGIPIRFVDTAGIASPRNRLDEEGMKRSLAATSEAKLILAVFDSSEPLTPEDERILSLLRDKEALLVVNKKDLPLALDLSRLKTLSEGKKMVRTSAKTGEGIEELKREIASFFSEGFSGDLILAGLRELEIVSDVEEGVASALSAAEEGEGEEIVLVDLKQAFSRLGELTGRSPVEDVLHTIFSRFCIGK encoded by the coding sequence CTCCATTGCCAAACGGGTATTCGTTCCCAGAAGGGGGAGGGTAGAGCCTTTCCGGGCGGAACTGGGGGAGGTAGTGGACCCAGAATCGGGCGAGGTGATCGATATCGCCCTTCTCACCTATTTCAAAGCACCCCGTTCCTACACCAAAGAGGATGTAGTCGAGATAAGTGCTCATGGGAGCCCGGTCGTCCTCCGAGAGATCCTCTCTCTTTTGATTAGGGAGGGGGCACGACTCGCCCAGCCCGGCGAATTCACCTACCGTGCCTTTATAAATGGGAGGCTCGATCTCCTCCAGGCGGAGGCGGTAGCCGACCTCATTTCCGCCACCACGAAGAAACAGGCGAAATCAGCCTTAGCCAAACTATCGGGTGAGCTTTCATCGCGCATAAGAGAGGTGGATGAGCTTATGCTCGATCTCATCGCCCGAGCGGAAGCGTCCCTTGACTTCTCCGAGGAGGAGGATGAATTTATAACCCAGAAGGAGCTTTTGGAAGGGCTTCGTCTTCTTGCTCGTCGGGTAAGGGAACTCAAGGAGGCGATGAGCCGGGGTCGACTTCTCAAGGAGGGGATAGCCCTTGCCATAATCGGGCGCCCCAATGTCGGCAAGTCCAGCATTTTCAATAGGTTAGTCGAAAAGGAGCGGGCGATAGTTACCGAGATCCCCGGCACCACCCGTGATGCCTTGGCGGAGGAGGCGGAGATAGAGGGAATCCCCATAAGGTTTGTCGATACCGCTGGCATTGCCTCTCCCCGCAACCGGCTCGACGAGGAGGGGATGAAGCGCTCTTTGGCTGCCACCTCGGAGGCGAAGCTAATCCTTGCTGTGTTCGATTCCTCCGAGCCCCTCACCCCGGAGGACGAACGTATTCTCTCCCTTCTTAGGGACAAGGAGGCTCTTTTGGTGGTGAACAAGAAAGACCTCCCCCTGGCGCTTGATCTTTCTCGCCTTAAGACCCTCTCTGAGGGGAAGAAGATGGTCCGCACCTCGGCGAAGACCGGTGAGGGGATAGAGGAGTTAAAGCGAGAGATAGCCTCCTTCTTCAGTGAGGGCTTTTCTGGGGATCTCATCCTCGCCGGCTTGAGGGAGCTCGAGATAGTCTCCGATGTGGAGGAGGGGGTAGCTTCTGCCCTTTCGGCAGCGGAGGAGGGGGAGGGAGAGGAGATCGTTCTTGTCGATCTCAAGCAGGCGTTTTCCCGGCTCGGGGAGCTCACCGGGAGGAGCCCGGTGGAGGATGTACTCCATACCATCTTCTCCCGCTTCTGCATCGGGAAGTGA